Proteins encoded together in one Vitis vinifera cultivar Pinot Noir 40024 chromosome 4, ASM3070453v1 window:
- the LOC100263224 gene encoding phenylacetaldehyde synthase, translating into MGSLSFNTFSPLDPQSFSEESKMVVDFIADYYKNVEKYPVQSQVDPGYLIHHCPDTAPYCPEPLETILKDVSDSIIPGLTHWQSPNFFGYFQANASTAGFLGEMLCTGLNVVGFNWIASPAATELESIVMDWVGKMLMLPPSFLFSGGGGGVLHGSTCEAIICSLAAARDKVLKKIGHHKITKLVVYGSDQTHSTLQKASKLVGIPTSNFRSLPTSFSNDFALCPDDVRTAMEEDIAAGLVPLFLCATVGTTSSGAVDPLEALGHVAKDFKVWLHIDAAYAGSSCICPEFRHHLNGVELAHSITMNTHKWLLTNMDCCCLWIKEPKLFVDSLSTAPEFLRNNASESKKVIDYKDWQIALSRRFRAIKVWVVIRRHGLDNLMFHIRSDVNLAKRFEAHVATDPRFEVVVPRRFALVCFRLRPREEGEGTELNSRLLMAVNGSGAAFMTHAVVGGIYIIRCAIGSTLTEIRHVDSLWKLIQEKAQLVLQEPGLALEED; encoded by the coding sequence ATGGGCAGCCTCTCCTTCAACACCTTCAGCCCTCTGGATCCACAGAGTTTCTCCGAGGAGTCCAAAATGGTAGTCGATTTCATTGCTGATTACTATAAAAATGTGGAGAAGTACCCGGTTCAAAGCCAAGTTGATCCTGGGTACCTCATACACCATTGCCCAGACACTGCCCCATATTGTCCAGAGCCCTTGGAAACCATTCTCAAAGATGTATCGGATAGCATCATTCCAGGCCTCACTCACTGGCAGAGCCCCAACTTCTTTGGCTATTTCCAAGCAAATGCTAGCACTGCTGGATTTCTTGGTGAGATGCTTTGCACTGGACTTAACGTGGTAGGCTTCAACTGGATCGCTTCGCCTGCCGCCACTGAACTCGAATCCATTGTGATGGATTGGGTTGGGAAAATGCTTATGCTTCCaccttcatttcttttctcaGGAGGTGGTGGCGGTGTCTTGCATGGAAGTACCTGTGAGGCCATAATTTGTAGTTTAGCTGCTGCAAGGGACAAAGTTCTCAAAAAGATCGGCCATCATAAAATAACTAAGTTGGTGGTCTATGGTTCTGATCAAACACATTCCACCCTTCAAAAGGCCTCAAAGTTGGTTGGTATTCCAACCTCAAATTTTCGAAGCCTCCCCACttcattttcaaatgattttgcACTATGCCCAGACGATGTTCGCACAGCAATGGAGGAGGACATTGCAGCTGGCCTTGTTCCGTTGTTTCTTTGTGCCACTGTGGGAACCACATCCTCTGGGGCTGTTGATCCTCTGGAGGCGCTAGGGCACGTCGCAAAGGACTTCAAGGTGTGGCTCCACATTGATGCAGCTTATGCAGGAAGTTCCTGTATATGTCCCGAATTCAGGCACCATTTGAATGGGGTTGAACTTGCACACTCGATTACTATGAACACCCACAAATGGCTCCTCACCAACATGGACTGCTGTTGTCTATGGATTAAAGAACCAAAGCTATTTGTGGATTCATTATCAACTGCTCCTGAGTTTCTGAGGAACAATGCAAGCGAATCAAAGAAGGTCATAGACTACAAAGATTGGCAAATAGCACTAAGTAGAAGATTCAGGGCCATCAAAGTTTGGGTGGTGATTCGAAGGCATGGCTTGGACAACCTCATGTTCCATATACGCAGCGATGTAAACTTGGCCAAGCGATTCGAGGCACATGTAGCCACAGATCCCAGATTTGAGGTTGTGGTGCCGAGAAGGTTTGCACTGGTGTGCTTCAGACTGAGGCCCAGAGAAGAAGGGGAGGGCACAGAACTGAACTCAAGGCTGCTAATGGCTGTCAATGGAAGTGGTGCTGCATTCATGACTCATGCAGTGGTGGGTGGGATTTATATCATACGCTGTGCAATTGGGTCCACATTGACTGAGATTAGGCATGTTGATAGTCTATGGAAGCTCATTCAGGAAAAGGCTCAACTCGTACTGCAGGAGCCTGGTTTGGCGCTGGAGGAAGACTAG